The following coding sequences are from one Helicobacter sp. 12S02232-10 window:
- a CDS encoding M99 family carboxypeptidase catalytic domain-containing protein, with product MKRLLLSVSLFFIVGLAKPLAPINFDVIKLQTNPNSPTLLLMGGIQGDEPGGFNATNIFLMHYKILDGNVWVVPVLNKHSMLLNHRGIYDDMNRKFATLSSSDPEYPIIKHIKELITSEEVNAILHLHDGSGFYRPVYENALLGPNRWGNCSIIDQEKLNGIKYGDLEEIVAQMIGHINQKLLKPIHKYHIRDTHTAKGDKEMEKALTYFAIKNNKPAFANEASKELPLEQRVYYHLLAIEGLLEQLGISYEKDFNLNPKNLYYLINDKTLDVTVDENIILPLYGLRPTLNYFPLPKGIQTSEIPLVSKAKIIGLLPKNNQIWLKYGNKLMTKINPDYMEFDNSLKEITLKVDGKEKNFAVPSIIEVKENFEILPLEGYRVNVIGYVIPGDKSLKPNESGIIIHKKECIPKFSIDKAGKIFRAEIYKGDKFSGMVLIKFL from the coding sequence TTGAAAAGACTGTTATTATCTGTAAGTCTGTTTTTTATCGTAGGATTGGCTAAGCCTTTAGCTCCTATCAATTTTGATGTTATCAAGCTCCAAACAAATCCAAATTCGCCAACTCTTTTGCTTATGGGCGGGATTCAAGGAGATGAACCCGGAGGATTTAATGCCACAAATATTTTCTTGATGCACTATAAAATACTAGATGGAAACGTATGGGTTGTCCCTGTTTTGAATAAACATTCAATGCTTTTAAATCATCGAGGAATTTATGATGATATGAATCGTAAATTTGCAACCCTGTCCTCAAGCGATCCGGAATATCCCATTATCAAGCACATTAAAGAGCTTATCACTTCTGAAGAAGTAAATGCAATCCTCCATCTTCACGATGGCAGTGGATTTTATCGTCCAGTATATGAAAACGCTTTGCTAGGACCAAATCGATGGGGAAACTGCTCAATCATTGATCAAGAAAAACTTAATGGAATTAAATATGGCGATCTTGAAGAAATAGTAGCTCAAATGATTGGTCATATCAATCAAAAACTGCTCAAACCTATCCATAAATACCACATTCGAGATACCCATACTGCAAAAGGCGATAAGGAAATGGAAAAAGCCCTGACTTATTTTGCAATCAAAAACAACAAACCCGCATTCGCAAACGAAGCTAGCAAAGAGCTCCCGCTTGAACAAAGGGTTTATTATCACTTGCTTGCAATTGAAGGACTACTGGAACAATTGGGTATTTCATATGAAAAAGATTTTAATCTGAACCCAAAAAATCTTTATTATTTAATCAATGACAAAACATTAGATGTAACCGTTGATGAAAATATCATTCTGCCCCTATATGGTTTGAGACCTACTTTAAATTACTTTCCCCTACCTAAGGGTATTCAAACATCTGAAATACCTCTTGTTTCCAAAGCCAAAATTATCGGATTGCTCCCAAAAAATAATCAAATATGGCTCAAATATGGCAATAAACTGATGACTAAAATTAATCCTGATTATATGGAGTTTGACAACTCACTTAAAGAAATAACACTCAAGGTTGATGGGAAAGAAAAAAACTTTGCCGTTCCAAGCATTATAGAAGTCAAGGAAAATTTTGAAATATTACCCTTAGAGGGATATCGGGTCAATGTTATCGGGTATGTCATTCCCGGCGATAAATCACTTAAGCCCAATGAAAGCGGGATTATAATCCACAAAAAAGAGTGCATTCCAAAATTCTCCATTGATAAAGCCGGAAAAATTTTTAGAGCTGAAATATACAAAGGCGATAAATTCAGCGGTATGGTATTGATAAAATTTCTATAG
- a CDS encoding lytic transglycosylase domain-containing protein: protein MKFLESKPQGVVRDFYIWQFISNDKTTIEEAKRAYDLVANKIPRIQQAMEKKGVPTQMPKDILCKSLEFEKLKDQDGECIAFGLKLSDVLKFSDKDATLVMSKIKSINPALYEQIKILRSKDILNAMLATSAKNFGMIFNGISYSQKLELFAHPISPKKIEVLANQNNVVFNKMLHNIILDPRFGVFKKSLARANITKSDTNTFFLLGINELLQKRDKKALLYFERSQKAAIDPFMRDRALFWRYLITKNKIFLEELSQSQFVDIFSIYANQKIGSVPKYQIVSSFEDISSKNPDFNVKDPFEWQVLRDNIFAINDEKEYAEVLNYFRYEKTLPHLVFFLNRATKYKINYFITPYEKLLSWRDDDEKSMVYAIARQESHLLPALISRSYALGIMQIMPFNVLPFAKEMRIKHIELSDMFDPQTALEFGNYYLNHLKEEFKHPLFVSYAYNGGPGFLRRLLAKNELFLKGRKYEPWLSMELLPYEESRFYGMKVMANYVVYQELFGHQIDLEKFLKQTIIYTKEKK from the coding sequence TTGAAATTTTTAGAAAGCAAACCTCAGGGGGTTGTGAGGGATTTTTATATCTGGCAGTTCATATCTAATGATAAAACTACGATTGAAGAAGCAAAGCGCGCCTATGATCTTGTGGCAAACAAAATTCCAAGAATTCAGCAAGCAATGGAAAAAAAAGGGGTTCCAACACAGATGCCAAAAGATATTTTGTGCAAAAGTCTGGAATTTGAAAAACTCAAAGATCAAGATGGAGAATGTATCGCATTTGGTTTGAAGCTTTCAGATGTACTTAAATTTTCAGATAAAGATGCCACATTGGTGATGTCAAAAATAAAATCTATCAATCCCGCACTTTATGAGCAAATAAAAATACTACGCAGTAAAGATATCTTAAATGCTATGCTTGCAACCTCTGCAAAAAATTTTGGAATGATTTTTAATGGAATCTCTTATTCTCAAAAACTTGAATTGTTTGCCCATCCTATTTCGCCTAAAAAAATTGAAGTTTTGGCCAATCAAAATAATGTTGTTTTTAATAAAATGCTTCATAATATTATTCTTGATCCGCGTTTTGGGGTATTTAAAAAATCTTTGGCAAGAGCCAATATTACAAAATCTGATACCAATACATTTTTTCTCTTGGGGATCAATGAGCTTTTGCAGAAGCGAGATAAAAAAGCACTTTTATATTTTGAACGTTCTCAAAAAGCGGCCATTGATCCGTTTATGAGGGATCGAGCTTTGTTTTGGAGATACCTCATTACCAAAAACAAAATTTTCTTGGAAGAGTTAAGCCAAAGTCAATTTGTGGATATTTTTTCGATTTATGCCAATCAGAAAATCGGTTCTGTACCTAAGTATCAGATTGTCTCGAGTTTTGAAGATATTAGTTCTAAAAATCCTGATTTTAATGTTAAAGATCCATTTGAATGGCAAGTTTTAAGGGATAATATTTTTGCTATAAATGATGAAAAAGAGTATGCGGAAGTTTTGAATTACTTTAGGTATGAGAAGACGCTCCCACATTTGGTGTTTTTCCTCAATCGAGCGACAAAATATAAAATCAATTACTTTATTACGCCTTATGAGAAATTGCTTTCTTGGAGAGATGATGATGAAAAATCAATGGTGTATGCGATTGCTAGACAAGAAAGTCATTTGCTTCCTGCGCTCATATCGCGTTCTTATGCTTTAGGAATTATGCAGATTATGCCTTTTAATGTCCTTCCTTTTGCCAAAGAAATGCGCATTAAGCATATTGAATTGTCAGATATGTTTGATCCTCAAACTGCTTTGGAGTTTGGTAATTATTATCTCAATCATCTTAAAGAAGAATTTAAACACCCTTTATTTGTTTCTTATGCTTATAACGGCGGTCCGGGATTTTTAAGGAGGTTGTTGGCTAAAAATGAGTTATTTTTAAAGGGGAGAAAATATGAGCCGTGGTTGAGTATGGAGCTTTTGCCCTATGAAGAATCTAGATTTTATGGGATGAAAGTAATGGCTAATTATGTGGTTTATCAAGAGCTTTTCGGTCATCAGATCGACTTGGAAAAATTTTTGAAACAGACCATTATTTATACGAAGGAGAAAAAATGA
- the queA gene encoding tRNA preQ1(34) S-adenosylmethionine ribosyltransferase-isomerase QueA has protein sequence MENDFVLQSYDYALPKELIATYPASPKESAKLLVYDRKRDKVTHSDFYHIFDFIPKEALIVLNDTKVIKARIYGHKESGGGIEILFHCQSFENRFLVQIKGRIKEGSKIILEEGYECIVEEMFDEGYRGVAFFREGKRLDLGQTLDMLEKFGHVPIPPYIKRTDEELDLVEYQSVFAKNYGSIAAPTASLHFSLSSMERLKKDFSYCFLTLHIGAGTFAGVEAADIREHKIHTESLLIPVQAMEKIDQANEILCVGTTALRSIEYYKRLKNVDRKNDLHTECDIFLHPGNPVLYANHLLTNFHLPKSSLIMLVASMTGLKKCRELYEIAIKKSYRFYSYGDGMLIL, from the coding sequence ATGGAAAATGATTTTGTGCTCCAAAGCTATGATTATGCTTTGCCTAAAGAGTTGATTGCAACCTATCCTGCATCTCCTAAAGAAAGCGCAAAACTCTTGGTCTATGACAGAAAAAGAGATAAAGTTACTCATAGTGATTTTTACCATATTTTTGATTTTATCCCCAAAGAGGCTTTGATTGTCCTTAATGATACCAAAGTCATCAAGGCTAGGATTTATGGGCATAAAGAAAGCGGGGGCGGCATAGAGATTTTGTTCCATTGCCAAAGTTTTGAAAATAGATTTTTAGTTCAAATTAAAGGCAGGATCAAAGAGGGGTCTAAAATCATTTTGGAAGAAGGGTATGAATGCATTGTTGAGGAAATGTTTGATGAAGGTTATCGTGGTGTCGCATTTTTTAGAGAGGGGAAAAGATTGGATTTGGGTCAAACTTTAGATATGCTTGAAAAATTTGGGCACGTGCCGATCCCGCCTTATATCAAGCGAACCGATGAAGAGCTTGATTTGGTCGAATATCAGAGTGTATTTGCTAAAAATTACGGATCAATTGCTGCCCCGACAGCGTCTTTACATTTTTCACTTTCGAGTATGGAGCGTTTAAAAAAGGATTTTTCGTATTGTTTTTTGACACTTCATATTGGTGCGGGAACTTTTGCAGGGGTTGAGGCTGCAGATATTAGGGAACATAAGATTCATACCGAAAGTCTTTTGATCCCCGTCCAAGCGATGGAAAAAATAGATCAAGCTAATGAGATTTTATGTGTAGGAACGACTGCTTTGAGAAGTATTGAATATTATAAGCGTTTAAAAAATGTGGATAGAAAAAATGATTTACATACTGAGTGCGATATTTTTTTACATCCAGGTAATCCGGTCTTGTATGCAAATCATCTTTTGACAAATTTTCATTTGCCAAAGTCAAGCTTAATTATGCTTGTAGCTTCAATGACAGGTCTAAAGAAGTGTCGTGAGCTTTATGAAATTGCGATTAAAAAATCTTATCGGTTTTATTCTTATGGAGATGGGATGTTGATTCTATGA
- a CDS encoding flagellar FLiS export co-chaperone, whose translation MFDKDMLATFKKHLVGMDKIQGEDIDPNSLGKSKKIRKFGEDVKSANEFIGAVQILDAALAKLISLSQRMLVEGEIKTSDLKSLEGIVSKEMCEIIQNSSFMGTELFDAVLSVEIHSKAIEVEVSNPMSLVANEGYEGVIAYLEDKRADISKALEFVSVQVSDQRVFEPDVSAPSSYESFNAKDFLKMF comes from the coding sequence ATGTTTGATAAAGATATGCTTGCGACTTTTAAAAAACACTTGGTCGGTATGGATAAAATTCAGGGCGAGGATATCGATCCGAATTCTTTGGGAAAATCCAAAAAAATACGAAAATTTGGTGAAGATGTTAAGAGTGCAAATGAATTTATAGGTGCTGTGCAAATTTTAGATGCTGCTCTTGCAAAATTGATTTCATTATCTCAAAGAATGCTTGTGGAAGGCGAAATCAAAACATCTGATCTTAAATCTCTAGAAGGCATTGTTTCAAAAGAAATGTGCGAAATCATACAAAACTCTTCATTTATGGGAACGGAATTATTTGATGCGGTATTGAGCGTTGAAATTCATTCCAAAGCTATCGAGGTTGAGGTTTCAAATCCAATGTCTTTGGTTGCAAATGAGGGATATGAGGGTGTTATTGCTTATCTTGAAGATAAAAGGGCAGATATCAGTAAAGCCCTTGAATTTGTAAGTGTTCAAGTTTCGGATCAAAGGGTATTTGAACCAGATGTTTCTGCTCCTTCTTCTTATGAAAGCTTTAACGCTAAAGATTTTTTAAAAATGTTTTGA
- the rsmG gene encoding 16S rRNA (guanine(527)-N(7))-methyltransferase RsmG — protein MEEFLDFSLEEEAKERFKNYAYLLLEWNKIHSLSGAKCLEEVYENIFDSIYPLHFIDDFDSCLDIGSGAGFPALPLAICKPALRFILVEPRAKRAAFLRYASLQLGLDIEIKKCLIEDLNSSDIVNVDLITSRAVMNSKDLIERGRKFLKKNGCYLFYKGSCLSKEISYQEKECIFRGNRVYFYRKDV, from the coding sequence ATGGAGGAATTTTTAGATTTTTCTTTAGAAGAAGAGGCAAAGGAACGTTTTAAAAATTATGCCTATCTTTTATTGGAATGGAATAAAATTCATAGTCTAAGTGGTGCAAAGTGTTTAGAGGAAGTTTATGAAAATATTTTTGACTCGATTTATCCGTTGCATTTTATAGATGATTTTGATTCTTGCCTTGATATTGGTAGCGGAGCAGGATTCCCAGCACTTCCTTTGGCGATATGTAAGCCCGCACTTCGATTTATTTTAGTGGAGCCTCGAGCAAAACGAGCAGCTTTTTTACGTTATGCTAGCCTTCAATTAGGGCTTGATATTGAGATAAAAAAGTGTTTGATTGAAGATTTAAACTCTTCAGATATTGTCAATGTGGATTTAATCACTTCCAGGGCGGTGATGAATAGTAAGGATTTGATTGAGAGAGGTAGAAAATTTTTAAAAAAAAACGGATGTTATTTGTTTTATAAAGGCAGCTGTTTAAGTAAGGAAATTTCATATCAAGAAAAAGAATGTATTTTTAGGGGAAATAGGGTTTATTTTTATAGGAAGGATGTGTGA
- the serS gene encoding serine--tRNA ligase yields the protein MIDIKILLNDFDFVSKKLQSRKIDLSLLEDLKNIAFAYKTKKQELERLQAHQNKTSKLFAEYKKEGKDIQVLKNDLEINKQNISNLEKEVDVLEEKLNHLLLNIPNLPDSQTPVGNDENANVEIKKILLPKKFDFIPKEHWELAQKNGWIDFEAGVKLAKSRFSVLRGMGARLNRALINFMLDYNQKAGFEMVVTPVIVNKEMLFGTGQLPKFEEDMFKVSGDFEESDQKPGEKSKGHELYLISTSEITLTNLYNDTIIPLEDLPIMLTAQTPCFRKEAGSAGKDTRGIIRQHQFDKVELVAITHPQESQKMQQKMIETASNILCELGLPHRLMQLCSGDLGFSASNTVDIEVWLPGQNCYREISSISNTLDFQARRAKIRFKEDKKNSLAHTLNGSSLAVGRTLVAIMENYQTKDGNIEIPQALQKYL from the coding sequence ATGATAGACATAAAAATTTTACTCAATGACTTTGATTTTGTAAGCAAAAAACTTCAAAGCAGAAAAATAGATCTTTCCCTTCTTGAGGATTTAAAAAATATCGCCTTTGCTTACAAAACAAAAAAACAAGAACTTGAGCGACTCCAAGCCCACCAAAACAAAACTTCCAAGCTTTTTGCAGAATATAAAAAAGAAGGCAAAGACATCCAAGTCCTTAAAAACGATCTAGAAATCAATAAGCAAAATATCTCAAATCTTGAAAAAGAGGTCGATGTACTTGAAGAAAAATTAAATCATCTGCTTTTAAACATTCCAAATTTACCTGATTCTCAAACACCTGTAGGGAATGATGAAAATGCCAACGTTGAAATCAAAAAAATACTTCTGCCAAAAAAATTTGACTTCATTCCAAAAGAACATTGGGAATTAGCACAAAAAAACGGATGGATTGATTTTGAAGCAGGTGTTAAACTTGCCAAAAGTCGTTTTTCTGTTCTTAGAGGAATGGGAGCTAGACTCAATCGAGCGTTGATTAATTTTATGCTTGACTACAACCAAAAGGCTGGATTTGAAATGGTCGTAACTCCTGTCATTGTAAATAAAGAAATGCTTTTTGGAACTGGCCAGCTTCCAAAATTTGAAGAAGATATGTTTAAAGTAAGTGGGGATTTTGAAGAATCAGATCAAAAACCCGGTGAAAAATCAAAAGGTCACGAACTTTATCTGATCTCAACTTCAGAAATTACCTTAACCAACCTCTACAATGACACCATCATTCCCCTTGAAGATCTCCCCATTATGCTTACTGCTCAAACCCCCTGTTTCCGAAAAGAAGCTGGAAGCGCAGGCAAAGATACACGCGGGATAATCCGCCAACATCAATTCGATAAAGTCGAACTTGTTGCAATCACTCACCCTCAAGAAAGTCAAAAAATGCAGCAAAAAATGATTGAAACTGCAAGCAATATTCTTTGTGAGTTGGGATTACCTCACAGGCTTATGCAGCTATGTAGTGGCGATCTAGGCTTTAGTGCAAGCAACACAGTCGATATAGAAGTATGGTTGCCAGGGCAAAATTGTTACCGAGAAATTAGTTCCATCTCAAATACTTTAGACTTTCAAGCCCGAAGGGCCAAAATCCGCTTCAAAGAAGACAAAAAAAATTCTTTGGCTCATACACTCAACGGCTCCTCTTTAGCAGTTGGCAGAACACTTGTAGCCATTATGGAGAATTATCAAACCAAAGATGGGAATATAGAAATCCCGCAGGCATTACAGAAATATCTTTAA
- the tatC gene encoding twin-arginine translocase subunit TatC, with protein MFEDLKPHIQDLRKRLMISVATLLVAFLICFSFWTHIFEWIKAPLKVAFDNQQIKGMLVQISPAEGVIVAMKVSFFAALAISIPIIFWQLWLFVAPGLYKNEKKIVLPFVFFGTFMFVAGAAFSYYVVFPFTIKYILMFGNEMFEANISASSYVTFFTRLVIGFGVAFELPVLAYFLAKIGLITDATLKSYFKYAIVIIFILAAVITPPDVISQVFMALPLIGLYVLSILIAKIVNPAPKSQKEEVQE; from the coding sequence ATGTTTGAAGATTTGAAACCCCATATTCAAGACCTTCGCAAAAGACTGATGATTTCGGTAGCAACGCTCTTAGTAGCTTTTTTGATATGCTTCAGTTTTTGGACTCATATTTTTGAGTGGATCAAAGCTCCTTTGAAAGTAGCTTTTGATAATCAACAGATCAAAGGTATGCTTGTACAGATTTCGCCCGCAGAAGGTGTTATTGTAGCAATGAAAGTGAGTTTTTTTGCCGCTCTTGCCATCTCTATTCCTATTATCTTTTGGCAATTGTGGCTTTTTGTCGCTCCAGGTTTGTATAAAAATGAGAAAAAGATTGTTTTGCCTTTTGTATTTTTTGGGACATTTATGTTTGTAGCAGGCGCTGCATTTTCTTATTATGTTGTATTTCCTTTCACGATTAAATATATTTTGATGTTTGGGAATGAAATGTTTGAGGCCAATATTTCAGCTTCAAGCTATGTTACTTTTTTTACCCGATTAGTGATTGGTTTTGGAGTTGCTTTTGAGTTACCTGTATTAGCCTATTTTTTAGCAAAAATAGGCTTGATCACAGATGCTACTTTAAAAAGTTATTTTAAATATGCAATTGTGATTATTTTCATTTTGGCAGCTGTTATCACGCCTCCTGATGTTATTTCTCAAGTATTTATGGCACTCCCTTTAATCGGGCTTTATGTCCTCTCTATTTTAATCGCCAAAATTGTCAATCCTGCTCCCAAATCTCAAAAAGAAGAAGTGCAAGAGTAG
- the gltX gene encoding glutamate--tRNA ligase produces the protein MLRFAPSPTGDMHIGNLRAAIFNYIIAKQKGEKFLIRIEDTDFSRNIEGKDTEILSILNLFGLLWDELVYQSHNFERHRNFADYLIKHDKAFYCYCTKEFLEKKKQEALDLRIPFRYDDAWAEIQKKDNPKPVVRLRGSFEPISFYDEIKGRLEFYPNELDSFVILREDGIPTYNFACACDDMIYDISFIVRGEDHVSNTPKQILIQKSLDYQKQLGYAHLPIILGESGKKMSKRDSASSVSWLLGQGFLPQAIINYLIGMGNHTPVEIFTLKDALEWFDIANIAKSPVKFDLKRLRYVNREHLKRLNESEFSLLLQTQDITIGALGKLYLEEASTLNEIREKLGLIFSPKDIDVTYEGESFKEECLKLFEVLWGMSMQGESFIEYESFKNEAMKRSALKGKKFFKPLRILLTGESHGVDLNELYPYLRFYFKDILRIKGEK, from the coding sequence ATGCTTCGTTTTGCTCCTTCTCCGACCGGAGATATGCATATTGGCAATCTTCGTGCCGCAATTTTTAATTATATTATTGCCAAGCAGAAAGGAGAAAAATTCCTAATTCGTATTGAAGATACGGATTTTTCTAGAAACATTGAGGGAAAAGATACAGAAATACTTTCAATCTTGAATTTGTTTGGGCTTTTGTGGGATGAACTTGTTTATCAGAGTCATAATTTTGAACGCCATAGAAATTTTGCAGACTATCTGATAAAGCACGATAAAGCATTTTATTGCTATTGCACCAAAGAGTTTTTAGAGAAAAAAAAACAAGAAGCTCTTGATTTACGCATTCCTTTTAGATACGATGATGCTTGGGCTGAAATTCAAAAAAAAGATAATCCCAAACCGGTTGTAAGGCTTCGAGGTTCTTTTGAGCCCATCTCTTTTTATGATGAGATTAAAGGTAGGTTGGAATTTTATCCCAATGAACTTGATAGCTTTGTCATCTTGCGTGAAGATGGGATTCCTACATATAATTTTGCTTGTGCCTGCGATGATATGATTTATGATATTAGTTTCATCGTGCGTGGCGAAGATCACGTGAGTAATACACCCAAGCAGATTTTGATTCAAAAATCTTTAGACTATCAAAAGCAGCTTGGCTATGCACATCTACCTATTATTCTTGGAGAAAGTGGCAAAAAAATGAGTAAGCGCGATAGTGCCTCAAGTGTGAGTTGGCTTTTGGGGCAAGGATTTTTGCCCCAAGCAATCATAAATTATTTGATTGGTATGGGCAATCATACTCCTGTGGAAATTTTTACATTAAAAGACGCTTTGGAATGGTTTGATATTGCCAATATTGCTAAATCTCCCGTAAAATTTGATCTGAAGCGCTTAAGATATGTGAATCGAGAACATCTTAAAAGGCTTAATGAGAGTGAATTTTCATTATTACTCCAAACTCAAGATATTACTATCGGTGCATTGGGAAAACTTTATTTGGAAGAAGCAAGTACTCTGAATGAAATCAGGGAAAAATTAGGTTTGATTTTTTCTCCTAAAGATATTGATGTTACATATGAAGGAGAGAGTTTTAAAGAAGAATGTTTAAAGCTTTTTGAAGTGCTTTGGGGAATGAGTATGCAAGGAGAGAGCTTTATTGAATACGAATCTTTTAAAAATGAAGCGATGAAAAGAAGCGCCCTTAAGGGTAAAAAATTTTTCAAGCCACTTCGTATATTGCTCACAGGTGAATCTCACGGAGTTGATTTGAATGAGCTTTATCCATATTTGAGATTTTATTTTAAAGATATTTTGCGCATAAAAGGAGAAAAATGA
- a CDS encoding PP0621 family protein: MRFLIPLILIGVVIWYFFFRKTSRKSKNSQDDELMVECCECGTYVSSKEAILSNGKYFCSRKCLNQKEKK; the protein is encoded by the coding sequence ATGAGATTTTTAATTCCGTTAATTCTAATTGGTGTGGTGATATGGTATTTTTTCTTTAGAAAAACAAGTCGAAAATCCAAAAATTCCCAAGATGATGAGTTGATGGTGGAGTGTTGTGAATGTGGGACTTATGTTTCTTCTAAGGAAGCGATTTTGAGCAACGGAAAATATTTTTGTTCAAGAAAATGCCTGAATCAAAAGGAGAAAAAATGA
- a CDS encoding YggT family protein — MILGSILSAIATILHTLITLYTWVVIIAALVSWVRPDPYNPIVQVLFKLTDPLYRKLKGKVPLIYGGIDFSPLVVIIILQFLDLTVVKILLVYSEKL; from the coding sequence ATGATTTTGGGCAGTATTTTGAGTGCAATTGCGACTATTTTGCATACTCTGATTACCTTATATACTTGGGTAGTGATTATAGCAGCTTTGGTAAGTTGGGTACGTCCTGATCCTTATAATCCAATCGTGCAGGTTCTTTTTAAGCTTACAGACCCCCTTTATCGTAAGCTTAAAGGTAAGGTCCCTTTAATCTATGGTGGGATTGATTTTTCTCCGTTGGTTGTTATTATTATCCTGCAGTTTTTAGATTTGACTGTAGTGAAAATTTTGTTGGTTTATTCTGAAAAATTGTAA
- the galU gene encoding UTP--glucose-1-phosphate uridylyltransferase GalU, with the protein MINKCLFPAAGYGTRFLPATKAMPKEMLPIVNKPLIQYGVEEALEAGCRTMAIVTGRGKRSIEDHFDISYELEHQIRGTDKESYLNEIRALIQTCTFSYTRQNEMKGLGHAILTGETLIGQEAFAVILADDLCSNPNGRGILSQMVNLYKKYHCSIVAIEEVHISDVDKYGIIEGEEIEKGVYRISNMIEKPNKEETPSNLAVIGRYILTPDIFNILRVTKPGKKGEIQITDALLEQAKAGRVLAYKFEGKRYDCGNIDGFVKATNDFYEAFHQ; encoded by the coding sequence ATGATTAATAAATGTCTTTTTCCTGCAGCAGGCTATGGAACAAGATTTTTGCCGGCAACAAAGGCAATGCCAAAAGAGATGTTACCCATTGTAAATAAACCTCTGATTCAATATGGAGTTGAAGAAGCACTTGAAGCTGGTTGTCGCACGATGGCCATTGTAACAGGTAGGGGAAAAAGGAGTATTGAAGATCATTTTGATATTAGTTATGAGCTTGAACACCAAATTAGAGGGACAGATAAAGAGTCTTATTTGAATGAGATTCGCGCACTCATTCAGACTTGTACTTTTTCCTATACCCGTCAAAATGAGATGAAAGGGCTTGGTCACGCCATTCTTACGGGCGAAACATTAATAGGGCAGGAAGCATTTGCAGTAATTCTTGCAGATGATTTATGTTCGAATCCCAATGGTAGAGGCATTCTTTCTCAAATGGTAAATTTGTATAAAAAATATCATTGTTCTATTGTGGCAATTGAAGAGGTGCATATCTCAGATGTGGATAAATATGGGATCATTGAAGGAGAAGAAATTGAAAAGGGGGTCTATCGAATTTCAAATATGATTGAAAAACCTAACAAGGAAGAAACCCCAAGTAATTTGGCAGTGATTGGCAGATATATCCTGACACCAGATATTTTCAATATCTTAAGGGTTACCAAACCCGGAAAGAAAGGGGAGATTCAAATTACTGATGCATTGTTGGAACAGGCTAAGGCTGGGAGAGTTCTTGCCTATAAGTTTGAAGGCAAACGTTATGATTGTGGGAATATTGATGGGTTTGTCAAGGCTACAAATGATTTTTATGAAGCGTTTCATCAGTAG